The genomic window TCCCGGCGTTGGGCAAGGGCGGGTCCACTTTGTGCCGGGCTTCCCCGTGATGGCCTGGCCGATGGTGGAGTGGGTTCTCGATAGCCAATGCGCTCAATGGTTTCAGCAGGATGTGTGGCGCGAGCAATCGGTGATTGTCTTTGGTGCCATGGAGTCGATGCTGACCCCGCTCATGGAGCAGCTGGAGCGGAGTCATCCGGTCAAGGTCTTCAGCCTACCGAGCGTGGACCATCCGCAATACGGCCGGCACATCGAATTGGGCGTGAAAGGGGATCCCACTGTGATGGCAGCCGCATATGCCGATTTGCTGGCAGGCCTCAAGGCGCTGGACATGTCATTAGGCCCTGAATTGGTGCGATAGCAAATTGCACCAATAAAGTGCGCTATAGCTTGTTGCACCTTGGTGGTGCATTTTGGTGCGCTCATTGGGCTCTCACCCGTGACTTTCCGTATTTCGTGCTCGAATTGCCCGTTTAACGATGCAAAATAGAGCGGTTTGCCGAAATGCCTTTGGTGCGTGCTTTGGCACAAAAGCTGCATTAACTGCAGCGCAAATCTTTTTACAACCGTGCAACAGGAGTATTTGATGGCCAAGACCGTCGCAGATGTGATGAAGATGGTGAAAGAAAACGAAGTCAAGTTTGTTGACTTCCGTTTCACCGATACCCGTGGTAAGCAGCAGCACACCACCGTGCCTGTCTCGCATTTTGATGAAGACAAGTTCACCTCCGGCCACGCGTTTGACGGCTCTTCTATTGCCGGCTGGAAGGGAATCGAAGCTTCCGACATGTTGTTGATGCCCGATCCAGGTACTGCCAACATTGATCCCTTCTTCGAAGAAACCACTCTGATCATGAACTGCGACGTGGTGGAGCCTGCTGACGGCAAGTCCTACGACCGCGATCCACGTTCCATCGCCAAGCGCGCTGAAGCCTACTTGAAGGCCTCCGGCATGGGCGACACCGCTTACTTCGGCCCTGAGCCAGAATTCTTCATCTTTGACGGCGTACGTTGGTCTACAGAACCCAACAACACCTTCTACGAAATCGAAGAGTACGAAGCGCCCTGGAACACCGGTTCCAAGCTCGAAGGCGGCAACCGCGGCCACCGTCCCACTGTCAAGGGCGGCTACTTCCCAGTGCCCCCAGTGGACAGCACGCAAGACATGCGCGCTGAAATGTCCCTGATCCTTGAATCCTTGGGCATTCCAGTTGAAGTGTTCCACCACGAAGTGGCGGGCGCTGGCCAGAACGAAATCGGCACTAAGTTCTCCACCCTGGTTGAGCGCGCTGACTGGACCATGTTGCAGAAGTACGTGATCCACAACGTGGCCAATGCCTACGGCAAGACCGCGACTTTCATGCCCAAGCCTTACCACGGCGACAACGGTTCCGGCATGCACGTGCACCAGTCCGTGTGGAAAGACGGCAAGAACCTGTTTGCTGGCGACGGCTATGCAGGTCTGTCTGACTTCGCGCTTTACTACATTGGCGGCATCATCAAGCACGCACGTGCCCTGAACGCCATCACCAACCCTGGCACCAACAGCTACAAGCGTCTGGTTCCTCACTTTGAAGCTCCGGTCAAGTTGGCATACTCCGCCAAGAACCGTTCCGCTTCGATCCGCATTCCTTTCGTGGCGAACCCCAAGGGCCGTCGCGTGGAAGCACGTTTCCCCGATCCATTGATGAACCCTTACCTCGGCTTCGCAGCCTTGTTGATGGCAGGTCTGGACGGCGTGGAAAACAAGATCCATCCTGGCGAAGCCGCCACCAAGGACCTCTACCATCTGCCTCCCGAGGAAGATGCAAAGGTACCAACCGTGTGCCACAGCTTGGATCAAGCCTTGGAGCACTTGGACAAGGACCGCGCGTTCTTGACCAAGGGTGGTGTGTTCACTGACTCCATGATCGATGCCTACATCGACCTGAAAATGCAGGAAGTGACCCGCTACCGTATGTCGGTACACCCTGTCGAATACGATATGTACTTCAGCCTGTAATCCCGGCGCTGCAAAGCACTGTGATGAACAAAGAAGGACGGCGCGAGCCGTCCTTTTTTTATGGAACACTTGGACACATATCGCCACCCGAACCTCGGGGATACTCAGGGCCTTTGTCCCGGGGCACTTTTTGACGGATACTGAATCACAGCGCTTACCAAACCGAGCGTAGTTACTGACACAGCATGAAACCCACACTCCTGATTCTTTGCTTGACCGCCGGCACGACGCTAGGAGCCTCGGCGCAGGAGCGTATCTACCGGTGTGGTAATGAGTACACCAACACCGTGACCGAAGCGCAGGCCAAGACCTGCAAGCTTGTCTCGGGCGGCAATGTCACGGTGGTGCAGGGGCAGAAGCCCGCAGCAGCAGCACCAGGGGTGAAGGTGGCATCGGCGCCGCCCGCAAGCAGCGCGCCGCGTATCGATAGCGCGGATCAAAAAGCCAAAGACTCTGATGCCCGTTTGATTCTCGAGACCGAGCTCAAAAAGGCCGAGGCCCGTCAGATCGAGCTGAACAAAGAGTACAACAACGGGGAGCCTGAAAAGCTGGGCCCCGAGACTCGCAATCATCAAAAATACCTGGATCGGGTTTCCGAGCTCAAAGCAGCGCTGTCCCGCAACGAAAGTGACATAGCGGGCATCCGGCGGGAGCTTGGTCGTTTGCCGGGCAGTAGCTCCAAGCAATAAGGTCCGGGCAAGTGCCCGCCTTGCCGGGCGGAGCCATGGATCCGGTTATTTAATTTCCTTTTTCCGCGGACAAGCCTCATGGAGCGATTCCATTCTTTTGACCTGCTAGCGACCTTGGTGGCAGTGGTCACGGCCGACGCGTCTGTGCAGTTCTCCAATGCGGCACTGGAAGATGCCTTGGGCATTTCGCGCCGGACCATCATCGGCTCCAACTTTGCCGACGTATTCACCGAACCTGCACAGCTGCACAGCGCCCTCGAAGGTGCGTTGGACAATGCGTTTGCAGCACTGCGCTACGACGCGTGGCTCAAGCGTGCCGGGCTGGAGTCCATGCCGGTGCACGTCATCGTGACCCGCACGGAGGCATCCAACGACATCATTGTGGAAATGGTGCCCCAAGAGCAGCAAACCCGCCAAGACCGCGAAGAGCGCCTCGCCGAGCAGGCCCAGACCAACAAAGAGCTAATCCGTAACCTCGCCCACGAAATCAAGAACCCTTTGGGTGGCATTCGTGGCGCGGCGCAACTGCTCGAGATGGAGATGGAGTCTCCTGAGCTCACCGAATACACGCAGGTCATCATTCATGAGGCGGATCGCCTGCAGAGCCTGGTAGACCGCCTGCTGGCGCCGCACCGCCGGCCCCACTTGGTGGGCGATGTGAATATTCACGAGGTGTGTGAGCGGGTGCGCTCGCTCATCCTTGCTGAGTTTCCCAAGGGCTTGCGGGTAGTGCGGGACTATGACATCTCCATTCCCGAATTCCGGGGTGACCGCGAGCAGCTCATTCAAACCGTGCTGAACATAGCCCACAACGCTTGCCAGGCGCTGGCAGAGCGCATTGCGGCGGGTGACGGTTGTGTGACATTCAAGACCCGAGTGACACGGCAGATCACCTTTGGCAAACAGCGTTACCGGTTGGCATTGGAATTGCATGTCATTGACAACGGACCTGGCGTGCCAGATTCGATCAGAGACCGCATTTTTTACCCGTTGGTATCGGGCAGGGAAGGTGGTTCCGGACTGGGGCTCACACTGGCGCAAACCTTTGTTCAGCAACATCACGGACTGATTGAAGTGGACAGCGTGCCGGGCCGTACGGACTTCAAAATATTGATTCCGTTACCGTAACAGACCGACAAAAACATAGGGTGCCACACAACATGAAGCCGATTTGGATCGTAGATGATGACCAGTCCATCCGCTTCGTGCTGGAGAAGGCACTGCTGCGTGAGCATTTGCCCACACGCAGCTTTTCCAATCCACGCGATGTACTGACTGCGCTGAGCACCGCAGCAGACGATGAAGGTCCGCAGATTCTGGTGAGCGACATCCGCATGCCCGGAGGCTCCGGCCTCGACCTGCTCGAAAAAGTCAAAGCCAAACACCCCGGCCTGCCCGTCATCATCATGACGGCTTTCTCGGATCTGGACAGCGCGGTCAGCGCCTTTCAAGGCGGCGCTTTTGAATACCTGCCCAAGCCCTTCGACCTGCCCAAAGCGGTGGAGCTGATCCGCCGTGCCGTAGAAGAAAGCCAGCGCGAAGAAGTGGCCGAAGAGCGCATGGCCGAGTCCCCTGAAATGCTAGGGCAGGCGCCCGCCATGCAGGACGTGTTCCGTGCCATTGGCCGCTTGAGCCAGAGTAATGTCACGGTGATGATCACTGGCGAATCCGGCTCCGGCAAAGAGCTGGTGGCCCGTGCGTTGCACAAGCATTCTCCGCGCGCCGATGGCCCGTTTGTGGCTATCAACACCGCTGCGATTCCCAAAGACCTGTTGGAGAGTGAACTCTTCGGCCATGAGCGCGGCGCTTTCACTGGCGCGCAAACCATGCGCCGTGGCCGCTTTGAGCAGGCCGATGGCGGCACGCTGTTTCTGGACGAAATCGGCGACATGCCGTTTGAGCTGCAGACCCGTTTGCTGCGCGTCTTGAGCGACGGTCACTTCTACCGCGTGGGCGGGCACAGTGCCGTTAAATCCAACGTGCGCGTGATTGCGGCCACTCACCAGAACCTGGAGCAGCGCGTCAAAGACGGTGTGTTCCGTGAAGACTTGTTCCACCGCCTGAACGTGATCCGCCTGCGCCTGCCCGCGCTGCGCGAGCGCAAGGAAGACGTGTCCATGCTGACCCGCCACTTTTTGCAGCAAAGCGCCAAGCAACTGGGGGTGGAGCCCAAGCGTATTTCTGATTCCGCATTGGCCTGGCTGGAGGGCTTTGGCTTTCCGGGCAACGTGCGTCAGCTGGAAAACATCTGCCACTGGCTGACCGTGATGGCGCCAGCCCAGGTGATTGAGCGCAAAGACTTGCCGCCCGAGGTCAATCAAGGGCGCGCTGAAGCTGGCGATTCACTGCTGGCCAAGCCGGTGTTTGCCCCCACGCCCGAGGCGCACCTCAAAGAGTTGCCCCTGGATTCGCACGCCTCGGCGTCTTTGTCGCATGAGGGCGGTGAAGACCTGTCGCATGTATTGGCCCGTGCCGCAGCCGCCCAAGGCCCTTTGGAAGGCTGGGAGGCCGAGCTCGAAACCGAAGCGATTGCGCTACTCGGCTCCGGCAAAGCGGATGTGTGGGACACACTCACCCGGCGTTTTGAGTCCCGCTTGATTCTGGCGGCCTTGGCGAACACCAAAGGCCGTCGTATTGAAGCGGCTCAAAAACTGGGTATCGGCCGCAACACGATTACGCGGAAGATCCAGGAGCTGGGGCTGGGATGATCTCGACCACCACCGGCGCGTGATCGCTGGGGCGCTCGTTTTTGCGAGGCGTCTTGTCAATCACGCAGCCGGTCACCCGCGGTTTGAGCGCCTGGCTCACCAGAATGTGGTCAATGCGCATACCCCGGTTACGGCGGAAGCCCGCATCCCGGTAGTCCCACCAACTGAAGCTTTTGGGCGGGTAGGGGAACAACCGGTAGCTGTCGCACAGGCCCAATGCCACCAAAGCGCGTAGGTGGTATCGCTCTTCCTCGGTGCAGTGGATGGTGCCTTCCAGGTTCACCGGGTCCCACACATCGTCCTCGTCAAAAGTGATGTTGTAGTCGCCCATCAGCACCAGGTTCGGGTGCGCGGCCAGCTCGTCTTTCACCCAGCGGCGCAGGGCGGTGAGCCACTCCATCTTGTACTCAAACTTGTCGCTGCCCGGCTCTTGCCCGTTGGGGAAGTAAGCGCCGATCACGCGTATTCCCTCCACCGTGCCGGTGATCACGCGGGACATGTCGTCGTCAAAGCCGGGGATGTTTTTGACTACGGCATCCGCCGGAGTCCGCGTTAGCAGGGCCACGCCGTTATAGGTCTTTTGGCCAAACCATTGCGCGTGGTAGCCGATGGCTTCAAACGCGTCGGCAGGAAATTTGTCGTCAGTCAGCTTGAGCTCTTGCAGGGCAAGCACATCGACCGGGTTGGCGGCCAGCCACTCCAGCACTTGCGGCAGGCGCACGCCCAAAGAGTTGACGTTCCAGGTGGCGAGTTTCATAGGTGATTCAGAAAAAATAGATGCTGCGGTGCAGAGACCCTGGATTTTCTCACCGCTCCCCGCCATTTGCGGGCCTTGCGAGGATGCCCCGAACGCAAAAAAGCCCTGCACTCCGGGAGAAGTGCAGGGCCCCTGTCTGACCGAGTCAGACGACGTAGCTTACGGGCGCACGGTGATCTCGTTCTTCACGGCCTTGACGCCCATGACGCTCCAAGCCAGCGTCGCTGCGGTGGATTTTTCATCCGGGCTTTTGGCAAATCCGGACAGCATTACGGTCCCGTTGAGGGTTTCCACGCTGATGGCGGCGGCGTCCACGATTTTGTTTTCGACAAAGCGGCTCTTGATGCTGGTGGTGATGGCAGTGTCATCAACATAAGCCCCCACCGTGGATTGGCCGCGCTGTACGGCGCAGCCGGTAGCAGTCAAAGCGAGCAGGGCGGCAAAAGCCAAGGCGAAGAGGGTGCGAATGTTCATGGTGAGTTTCCAGTAGTGAAGTGAATGGGAATGGGAAGGGGGGCGCTGTTTATTTCTTCCGGAGGAATCCGAACAGGTAGCTCAGCACCGCGAGCACCAGGAAGACGAAAAACAAAATCTTGCCTATCTCTACGGCGCTGGCGGCAATGCCACCAAAACCGAAAAGCGCCGCGATCAGGGCAATGACAAAAAAAACAA from Rhodoferax potami includes these protein-coding regions:
- the glnA gene encoding type I glutamate--ammonia ligase; this encodes MAKTVADVMKMVKENEVKFVDFRFTDTRGKQQHTTVPVSHFDEDKFTSGHAFDGSSIAGWKGIEASDMLLMPDPGTANIDPFFEETTLIMNCDVVEPADGKSYDRDPRSIAKRAEAYLKASGMGDTAYFGPEPEFFIFDGVRWSTEPNNTFYEIEEYEAPWNTGSKLEGGNRGHRPTVKGGYFPVPPVDSTQDMRAEMSLILESLGIPVEVFHHEVAGAGQNEIGTKFSTLVERADWTMLQKYVIHNVANAYGKTATFMPKPYHGDNGSGMHVHQSVWKDGKNLFAGDGYAGLSDFALYYIGGIIKHARALNAITNPGTNSYKRLVPHFEAPVKLAYSAKNRSASIRIPFVANPKGRRVEARFPDPLMNPYLGFAALLMAGLDGVENKIHPGEAATKDLYHLPPEEDAKVPTVCHSLDQALEHLDKDRAFLTKGGVFTDSMIDAYIDLKMQEVTRYRMSVHPVEYDMYFSL
- the glnL gene encoding nitrogen regulation protein NR(II); amino-acid sequence: MERFHSFDLLATLVAVVTADASVQFSNAALEDALGISRRTIIGSNFADVFTEPAQLHSALEGALDNAFAALRYDAWLKRAGLESMPVHVIVTRTEASNDIIVEMVPQEQQTRQDREERLAEQAQTNKELIRNLAHEIKNPLGGIRGAAQLLEMEMESPELTEYTQVIIHEADRLQSLVDRLLAPHRRPHLVGDVNIHEVCERVRSLILAEFPKGLRVVRDYDISIPEFRGDREQLIQTVLNIAHNACQALAERIAAGDGCVTFKTRVTRQITFGKQRYRLALELHVIDNGPGVPDSIRDRIFYPLVSGREGGSGLGLTLAQTFVQQHHGLIEVDSVPGRTDFKILIPLP
- the ntrC gene encoding nitrogen regulation protein NR(I); this translates as MKPIWIVDDDQSIRFVLEKALLREHLPTRSFSNPRDVLTALSTAADDEGPQILVSDIRMPGGSGLDLLEKVKAKHPGLPVIIMTAFSDLDSAVSAFQGGAFEYLPKPFDLPKAVELIRRAVEESQREEVAEERMAESPEMLGQAPAMQDVFRAIGRLSQSNVTVMITGESGSGKELVARALHKHSPRADGPFVAINTAAIPKDLLESELFGHERGAFTGAQTMRRGRFEQADGGTLFLDEIGDMPFELQTRLLRVLSDGHFYRVGGHSAVKSNVRVIAATHQNLEQRVKDGVFREDLFHRLNVIRLRLPALRERKEDVSMLTRHFLQQSAKQLGVEPKRISDSALAWLEGFGFPGNVRQLENICHWLTVMAPAQVIERKDLPPEVNQGRAEAGDSLLAKPVFAPTPEAHLKELPLDSHASASLSHEGGEDLSHVLARAAAAQGPLEGWEAELETEAIALLGSGKADVWDTLTRRFESRLILAALANTKGRRIEAAQKLGIGRNTITRKIQELGLG
- a CDS encoding exodeoxyribonuclease III, translated to MKLATWNVNSLGVRLPQVLEWLAANPVDVLALQELKLTDDKFPADAFEAIGYHAQWFGQKTYNGVALLTRTPADAVVKNIPGFDDDMSRVITGTVEGIRVIGAYFPNGQEPGSDKFEYKMEWLTALRRWVKDELAAHPNLVLMGDYNITFDEDDVWDPVNLEGTIHCTEEERYHLRALVALGLCDSYRLFPYPPKSFSWWDYRDAGFRRNRGMRIDHILVSQALKPRVTGCVIDKTPRKNERPSDHAPVVVEIIPAPAPGSSA
- a CDS encoding BON domain-containing protein, with translation MNIRTLFALAFAALLALTATGCAVQRGQSTVGAYVDDTAITTSIKSRFVENKIVDAAAISVETLNGTVMLSGFAKSPDEKSTAATLAWSVMGVKAVKNEITVRP
- a CDS encoding DUF1328 domain-containing protein, whose product is MLHYAVVFFVIALIAALFGFGGIAASAVEIGKILFFVFLVLAVLSYLFGFLRKK